ggctttgtttacactgcattccgacgatttgtctcccgacatatATCTCTACTAAACATgcatgtgacgtcatcaatgataaatatatgtaaaacagagaaatcgaagatatattcagttagaagagtttctagtgacaTTATACgtctgtagtttttataattaaaatcagaGATAAGTATAAATTGGCATGTTTCTGATTATAATATGACACCacgctgcttattgtgacgtcatatcgatccgAGGAAATTTGATTGCTtagagttgccttatcatacccgcgagTGAGGCAGGAGACTTTTTTAGCAtacttgataatggagatcaggctctgcatctaaagCTACCTCTgagtttcatttatattatggttttatcaactatgcaagcttttatctttaaaacatCCAAAAAATATAATCCTCGTCAGCATCCGAAacttatggctcagattcagcattcaagcctgtcaggtgcatcagtatcataagacactaCATCCATGCacgtttggtgaagttaggaccagttaTAATAAGGATATTATCACCAGAGGGCacttgtttcaaaaaaaattacccaGCTATTTAAACCTTAaactcttccagcatccgaaatctatggctcagattcagcatccatgcctgtcttgtgcatcagtataataagacacaccatccatttaagtttggtgaagttagaaccagtaataactaagatatgactgccgtcatgagaaaagggcccttatcttttgacgtcacaatgttcAGAAAACGACGTCAAAGTCGCGGAATTAAAAACACGGAAGTAAATTTTGTCGGCTGCATTTGGCGTGTTATTGAAGaatgaaactgatttcaaaatggATTTGCAggtaacaaaacatttattcaatataaatTTGATTAGATAAAATTAATAGATTGACATCaaataactattatataaagtaaatatatattttaggagagagagagagagagagagagagagagagagagagagatgcaagtaaataatgttttaacaGTACATTGTACCTGTATTCATAAAGTACGAATATTATTTTTGATACTCTAAAGTTAGTAAGTGaacataaattcaaaaaggGATTTTGCTTCGTTGTTTTATTACTTTGATTGTTATTGAGGCGATAATCAGCGagtgtatatataatattgcaGGTATCGTCATTCATATCGTTAATTCTTGAGTAAATATTGAGTCACACTCCGACATTTACATGTGCACTCggttttaaaaatgcatatttcAAAAACAGGAGTAAAATTGTACTTTTGTTTTTCATTCCAACAGAAAAAGATGTTTCTAAATTGCAAAGTTTACATAGCAcgcaatctatttttaaactgtttatggTATCCATAGAGTTGCGGATgctctaataaaaaaaaaagtaacggTGTAATTAAAGAATCCCGGAAGATAATTGctcagtttaaaaaaacaagaacatTTCACAAGAACataatacaaataaacaatatgtAAATCTAGGattatgaaattaattatcTTTACAGTGCTCGATTCTGAATCTTATGGGTAATAAGAACAAacctgattttattttttttttgttcaggaATTAGATGAGgtaaatttggatttttttccaaGAGCAATAAACACTGTTGAGTCTTATGATGATtacgatgatgatgataatgaaaacaaCGATAATGAACATGTTATGAATGAAACAGAAGAGGAGAGGGTATATAGACTATcgcaaagttttgaattttcgCAAAATAATGATCAAGATGGTGATGACAATGATGACAATGGTGATGAGGAGGAGGATTCAATTCGCACTGTTAAAGAAAAAGTAAACAGAGGTTGTGGGTGCCATTTTAAATGTTATGAGAAATTCAGATCAAAGAAATTATCGATCACATTTTCACCATGCGCGAgttaaataaagatgaaaaagaGATGTACATTATGGGGAAGTTAAAAAGcaaaagcacaggttatgactTGATCGATAAGAAAAGGCGccgatacatgtacaattatgaTGATCGTGAAAATGGTCTCCCACTGCCTGCCGTGCCTCATGCCAATGATTTTCCGGAAACACCAATTTTACTACCTGCATCGACGACTAAGACAGACATACATTCGATATACAAAACAGCATGTGAAGAGAGTCACGGTAGAGCAGTGGAGCTATCAACATTCAAGGGAATATGGCTGACGTGCACACCCCACATAAAAATAGCATCACCCAGGTCAGACGTGTGTTCGAAATGTGAGAAGCTTCGATGCAAGGTTACGGCTGCAGTGACGGAGGAAGAAAAGTCGCGGGCCTTAGATGAGTTCAAATGTCACATTGAAGTCTCTAAAAGTATTTTCCTTCTTTAATATGTCTTGCtatataaattgttttctttgtttacatttattgcCAATTTCATTATTCTAATTATCgatgtttttaattaaagaagaaaaaatgtaagTATGCTATATACACGTAGGTGAACACATGGTGTATAGAACAAGCGTCCATGCTGCACGGATTGAACAAGAAGAATTTGGACAACACCCGTTAGGCTATCCGCCATCGTCATCCCCTTTGTATAATGTACattatacatttgattttgCCCAACAGCTAACAATTCCTCATCATTCACGACAGGAAGGTCCCTTATATTTTACATCCCCCCGTAAAGTTCAGTTGTTTGGAGTTTGCATCAAGGGCTGTAGGGAACAGTACAATTATCTTGTTGACGAGGACCAGACGATTGGCAAGGATGGTACTTCAACCCATGGTCCAAACACAGTCATTACCCTACTACACCATGCTTTGCAGAGCTACGGGTTTGGGGAAATGTCTTGTAAAATGCATTGTGACAATTGTGCAGGTGATATgctgaatatttttttgataatcttttgtagttttaattaaatcaaaattgcctttaatgtgttattttttttttaaatgctgatCTATTAATATGTTTAGGACAGAACAATAACCGCTATGTGTTGGCCTATCAAGCATGGAGAGTACTCACTGGACTTCACAGAGAAATAACTCTATCAATGCAGATTCCTGGACACACAAAGTGCCTTGTAGATGCAGGATTTTcctacattaaaaaattgtatcgCCGGTTAGAAATTTCTTTATACATAAATAACTTGTACTATGTACGTTCGTAATTTTTAATGCAACAGACAATCGCATTTTTATTGTGATTTTAGAATctcaattttttaaagcttGCTTTGCTTATAATGtgataaatgtattattttcttACGTGGCCATTAATCCTTTCAAAATGTATAGAATCATGAAGACTAGAATACGTATACGATTTGTATATAAACACTTGATAGATATGTTGCAAGGCTGACAATGACTCGCTTCAAGACCTAGCGAATGTTGTTCAAAAGTCGGCCAGAGGAAACAATGCCATAGTGGTAAACGACGGATTTTGTTGGTATGACTGGAAGACATTTCTATCGACAGATTTTTCACCACTTTCCGGAATTCGGAAATACCATCATTTCAGGCTATCTGCAATGCAACCAGGGGTTGTGTTTGTAAGAGAAAAATATACTGACCCAGAAAAAGCTATCAACATTCTTCGAAACGAGGACGCTATTTTTTCTGCCGCAAATCTCCCACCAATTTTGGAGAAAGGTACACATACTAGTAAACGCTTGGATAcaaattttatatcttttatttcaacgtaagaaaaatgaatatttctcTTATTTTCTTTTGCAGGTGGTCTTTCTGCTGAAAGGAAGCTGTATTTGTTTAATCAAATAAGGCCATACGTTCAAGATCACGCGAAAGACCTAACATGCCCACCTCCTGATGAGGAATGACAATTATTGTATTTGAATTGCACATAATCATGTGTTGcagtatatatgtacattactTCACCGCAGTAGATTTCAAATAAAGATAACGATAGCTCTATTGATGgtgttaaaatattcatcaaCTATTTTATTTGTTCGGTGTGAGAATATTACAtgattgtacatacatgtatatatcgaTAATGTAAAAGTAACGACGTCAAAAACTTTTACGTTTGTGAcgttataattttcataatatcTATGACGGAGCCGTTTTCGCATCTCCTTAAAATGGCCATAAAATGCTTATTCATCaagatatttgaatttttcttgtATTTTTGTACTCAGAAAATGTCAGGGGTCTCGAATGtacaaaaaagtaattttgtgaaattttgacctTAAGGGCCCTTTTCTCGTGACGGcagtcatatatatttttaagcatccttgataatggagatcaagctctgcatctgaaccTACCTCTGcaatttattcatattatagtttaattaactatgcaaatttaaaatagtaCAATTACCTGTTAAAAacgtgacctgttccaaaaaaccttaaccttatccagcatccgaaatctatggctcagattcagcattcaagcctgtctggtgcatcagtatcataaaacacaccatccatgcaagtttgatgaagtttgATATTGCCAAAAAAGGGTACCTGCAACagaaactttaacctgctccaaaaaccttaacctcctccagcatctgaaattcatgattCAGATCCAGCATCCAAGTCTtgcaagtccataagtaggttcagatgcatcatccatgcaagtttggtgaagataggacaagtaataacttagatacagcacctgcaacaaaaactttaaccaggtccaaacgccgacgccgacgccgtgGGGATAGCATAAGCTCACCTTGActttgtctcggtgagcttaaaACACGTTAAGGGATAGTatatgaatgtatgtagataaTCCTTTTTTCCATTCTGTGCCTAAGAATGCATAATTATAATGTTTCAAATAGAATAATTCAGAAGTGCGAATGtgctaatttttttaaaaagagaattggagagagagagagagagagagagagagagagagagagagagagagagagagagagagagagagagagagagagagaaatatggATTCCAGATGTTTCAATGAGTATGAAAAAAACtcattttcacgaaatttttattttatttttaaataaaaatatgtgtttCATAGAAGAGCTTTAAAGGCGACATTGCTGCCTAAGATACACTCAACTGTTTCTCAGTACACTTTGCTGTGTAAATGTAGTACTTTAACCaaagaaaaatgatatgaaGGATATCTTTTCTTTTACCAAGGATGTctaaaataaaaggttttttggtaaatgtaacataaaaattgtatttaagtGAACACAATcccacaatatacatgtatgttctataATTTACTCTTTTCTGTGACATAaggtttacttttttaaattttgaataaaaatgattttgttgctCAAATTTTCTTGATCATTATGTACTGGAATCAATGAAGCttatagtgttttttttttataatgaaaggCAGTTTATGTATTATTTTCCAATCTATGTCCTCTATATCTGATAATTTATTCCATCTTCTTTACCTGGTGTCACAGAGGTATTactgtttaaaatatcataaagaaGTTGATTTTGTACAGATCATAACCTTAAATATGTTTGCTCTAATAAATTGATGTATCTAATATCATTGTCAAATAGTTGTTTGTTTAAAAAGGATTTCCCTCAAATGTGGGTCATAGTGTTATAAAATAAAGGTGATTCTGACGTCACTATACATATGCATATGTATTATGCAGGTCACCCATGCTTTGAATACATCTATCCAGAACTtgcttaatacatgtaattatttcaaaactatatcaatatatttaatacCACATGATCTAAattcattttgattaaaattaggTATGAATTGGCTAAACACTCTGTTTGTTAAGATAAGCTGTCTCACCCAGACTAATTTCATTCtcaattaattttatgtaacCTGACACAAGCAAgttttgtgtcaaatttgaCATTCTAATCATATTTATTATCACAAGACATGACACGGAATAAAGCATTTAATAAACAATGACCTTaaacttgcccaaatgaccttgggtcaaggtcatgacacaccctcatgtcataagcaatctttgtgtgaagtaagaacttccaatggttatccattaaaaagatatggaccaaattttgcacttttcctgccagtgatCTTGACCTTGccaaaatgaccttgggtcaaggttaTGACACCTTCAGGTCTTAAGGAATTTTTGTCGtaggaacttccaatgtttATCCATTAGAACGATATGGATCGGATACGAATTTGGCACAgatagacggacagacagacagacagacagacagacggactgataGACAAGGTAATTCCTACATGTAAATATCCGCCCAAAATTCGTTTGCAGGTGGTTTAATAATAGGCGCATTTAGCAAATCAACATCAAAATTTATTCGAAGCAAGGTGAAGTTAGTAGATCCCCAGTTCAACTTGCTATTAGGAATAAGTATAGCATTACTATACTTTTGGGAACCTATCCATACAAGATGAGTTTTTGAATAACTAATACACAAGCCAGACATTTCCAAGAATCTATGTAATGTAGAAATGGTTTCTAGTAAACTTTCTTCACTTCATCCAGAATAATCGAGGTGCCATCCACAagttgcaaaatattttttttctgtgttgCCCTTTGCTTTTTTCCTAATTTGTATTACCAAAATTTCTGCACAAATCAAGTATATATGGGGATGATAGATCCACTTGTCTAAACCCTCTCTGAATATCAAAAACTTCAGAGAGATTGTCACATTTTATTAACAGCAGATGTTATGTTTGTATAACAAATCTTTCCCACTGTCTAATAAAGGGacgaaagtttaaaaaaaattaaagtttgtagCATAAAATTCCAAGAAATGGTATCAAAAGCCTTTTCAAAATCGATAAGCAATAAAAGTCCGGGAATTTCCTCATCTTCAGTATATTGCATGAtgtcataaaaaaaacttgtgtgTTTTCCAATATACCTATTAGACATAAATCTAGTTTGATCTGGATTTAtaagtttatataaatatttttttaatctagcATCAATACATCCAGATGCAATTTTGTACACTGTATTCAACAACGTTATAGGACGCCAATTTTTAATATAGTGTCTTGTATGTCACCTTAAGGTAACAAAGTAATTACACCaggtcaatatatatatatatgtgttacGGATAACATATTATTCTTATATCCATAGTTTATGGATCTAACCACAAAAACACCGATGTATTTCCAAAAAAACCTTAAAATCAGGTGATTTATTGGCTTTTATAATAGAAAGTAATTTTGAGGCCTCACTTAAAGTAATTTCACCCTCAAAGAAGTATCATTCCGTTTTAAACAGTTTAGGAAAGTCATCATATACTAAAATCAACATTATCTAAATCgtttttgtataattttgtataaaagtttttagTTTAAGTCAGGATTTTTGACTGGTCATATATTACCTTCCCTGAATTAAATTCCTAGACTccagtttacaaaaaaaaacttgatccccctccaCAATCCATATTGCTCTATTTCTAATACAAATGCCATGTAATTATatccgcactttctaaagaaagttcgggtatattgttgttacccctGTTCCGTCTGTTCGTCCGTCCTTCCGTCTGttacgttttactttctcaaactgctcttacatcttataaaccagcaatcTGAACTCTtcgagtttgatttggggtgtcatgttgtttcataaaaatgtttcaaaaattctctgttagtcctgggggtcaaataatgaGTAAAAAATGACGTTCTTTCATAAAAAAGCCTTCTTcatcgaactcctcctacattttcaacagtagacaaatactttcttggaatatgttttggGGTATCCTATATATAGCGCAaaaaggtttcggaattttcaattttgtcctgggggtcataaaatggctgaaaaatgacttctttttttaacaaaaaactggtttcaaaagcgtcattttttttttacagtagcCAAATGATTTTCACGAATATAATttggggtgtcatattgaagtgtgatcaggttccagaatcttttttttattaagggggtcagtgggcaacaaaaaatgacgggttttttttttttcaaaaaaagtatggttcccagaactcctcttacatcttttggagtagctacgacatctcttgggatatcattggggctgtcctattgtaacaaactaaaattcgttgtgtataattataattccCCTTGGTTCACCTTTCCGGTTTATCCTTTGGAGAGCCCCTTGTTTTAATACTTTGACCCTTGGTTACCGTGGAAACATATCAATCCTGTGGGGAGCCCCTCGTTGAAACCTTAAATAGTTGGTAAAAGTATGCACGGGTAGTACCCGGGAACATCAGCCGATAGACGTGGTCGTCATCCCGTCTAGTGCTCAGGGGCctgttttagaaaaacatcaGGTATTTAAACAACCCATTTTTGTACGTTTTAACCACACGTGTTTGAATAGGTTTTCGGtagtatgtttttcttttcgTTTATTTTATCAGGGTCTTTTCTGCCttgttttgctgtaaatttCCCCGTCCCTACAGAACGTCAATACCTGTCAGGGAAGGAGGGTTCTTGGGTGCTGAAATATTTCCGGCTCCTGTATTTATCAGTGGCCGTTTCCATTTTCATGGGATAATTTATAGAGACCGCTGTTCTACAGTGAGTGAGTGAACTACGGCGGCCCTTTTGACACATCTCTAAAACtacttatgaatttatacctgacGGTGATCCTCGCAATTTTACCAATTTATAATCGTCAATGCAGATACGTGCTTTAACTTAACATTGTgaaagtttgatatttatataatttgtgtcATTTGAAAACTTATATTCTGTATATTGAGTTTATTGAAAGAAACCTCCAATCAGCGTGGACGAGGCC
This genomic window from Crassostrea angulata isolate pt1a10 chromosome 8, ASM2561291v2, whole genome shotgun sequence contains:
- the LOC128160896 gene encoding uncharacterized protein LOC128160896 produces the protein NGLPLPAVPHANDFPETPILLPASTTKTDIHSIYKTACEESHGRAVELSTFKGIWLTCTPHIKIASPRSDVCSKCEKLRCKVTAAVTEEEKSRALDEFKCHIEVSKSEHMVYRTSVHAARIEQEEFGQHPLGYPPSSSPLYNVHYTFDFAQQLTIPHHSRQEGPLYFTSPRKVQLFGVCIKGCREQYNYLVDEDQTIGKDGTSTHGPNTVITLLHHALQSYGFGEMSCKMHCDNCAGGLSAERKLYLFNQIRPYVQDHAKDLTCPPPDEE